TCTTTCTATCCACGTCTTTATTTTTTAACCATATTTATAAAAACAAGAAACCAAATAAGACCAAAAGGATGTCTACCTTAAAAAATAGtagaaatatagaaaaaaattattaagtacttatattaaattattttttagtaacttaaaaaatttagaattctaaatcTTTTAGTTCTAAATACTTATTTCACCGCTAAATTTATCAACTTCGTTACTCATgataatatgtttatttttctaAGTATAGGATCGAAATATAGTACACTCTTtccgttttaaaaaaataataatttaatttaacttaaaacGAAGTTTAAGGAAATAAGGAAGATTTTTGAAGTTTGTGGTTCTAAATAAAAGTTACATGAATTGTACAAAgttgttctttaattttttgactttaaatacgtcacgtgaaaagttaaaactaaaatattacaaaaaaatttaaataaactaaaaaggaaaagagattgtttttttaaaaaacaaataaaatattatttatatgaaattatttagATGAACCAAcctttaaatttaatatactttttaaaaattatattaatagaCACTTAAAGTCGATATCAATTctaaaattaacattttaaaataaatttttttccaaaaacagCTCGTGTTCAAAACTTCAATAATTGTGACCAATAAATTTTACACTCAACTTTTTAGGTTGTTAAggttatttattatattttaaagttatgaatttatatttattatgtatttatttctttgtgcgtttttacatataaaattataaagttatgaattcgtatttatatatttttttaccatAAAACTATGCTCTAATAAGAAAAATCGAGTTCAATTGTATTTTATACTTATACTCTTCTGCTAACAATATTATagaattaaaaatcaaattcgaaatatcaaacttaaaaattataacaataacaaaattatatagaaaagattgatatatataaatttcatcatGAATTATCTCGTGATGAAATTGTGTTATCTATACAAAGGTATGAAgccaaaaaaatcatttaaagaaTCGTCAGCTTTTTTAACAATTTGAGAATTTTGTAGGGATAATAGCTATCTCTTTGGTTCATAAAGAGAGACAAATAATTGACAATAAAATAGACCTATCATACGATTTTTGTATATTAaccatatgaaataaaaagttatatatCGATATTGAGGTTGATAAATGAATGGGCTAAATATTTATTCTTAGAATCGTAACAACATTGTGAGGTCCCATCACCTCAGAGTATAGTACACTTGGTGGGTATTTTGTTTTTGATGTCATTGCTTacatgttattttaattttacatgaactaataaattaatatcacataaaaaattaacatagatttcAATAAGTAAAAAGGAGGATAAATTTACATTATGTCAAtagattgaaaatatttttgactaatttttgtatatattattgttgtagATCTCGTGCCACGTGATTTTTAGATAGTATAATCATAATGTTTCACTATtagaattttcttatttcaaattaattagaaatttgGGTATATAGATAGATTTTTTCTCTCGTTTTTTATTCAACCAACTCACTAAAAAAATACAtggttaaaaataaattagaccTGGAATAATGAAAAACTTCTCAATTTTTCtataagaaattattattattatttttcttttcacgctatttcaattgaaatacatatatgcaaatagaaacATGACGTTTTCCAatgaaaattttagtgaaaaatagCTATTTTTTATAATGAGAAAAGGATTATAACGATCATTTTAGAGGTAGCACTTCACCAGCATAaccttttatatatttaatataatttaatatataataatagtctatttatattttttaatataatttaatatataataatagtctatttatatttcttaatcAATAATAAATGCTATTAGTCAGTTTTATAATCACATTTATCTAATTGTTTTTCATAGTTGTATATTATTGACCTAAAGGGGTCAATTTACTTGTTTCCAAAGAGAATAGACAATTATTCCAACAATAACTATTTTAtcctctctcttctttttttttccaattatttaTTAGCATCTTAATATTCTTGGTCCACATATTAGTAGCCTCTCTTTTTGTGTGTCCAATTATTTAGTAGAGTTTTCCGTTatcttttagagttaaattatataaagtttagatgatatttaaaaatatatgtttttatcatgttgagataaaaataattagggaaaatatccaagtaccccctcaacctatgcccgaaattccagagacacacttatactatactaaggttctattaccctcctgaacttattttatatgtaattttctacccctttttagcctacgtggcactagtttaaaaaaaaagtcaaccatcattgggcccacaaggTAGTGCCACGTAaactaaaaaggggtaaaaaattattaataaaataaattcaggggggtaataagaccttagtatagtataagtgtgtctctgagatttcgggcatagattgagggggtacttggacattatcccaaataattatattaacagtattttttataagttttgagtatttaagttttacttttaaaattaattaaattaattatttaaaatgaaataataataattatcacaTATTTACTGCAattccacaaataaaattgaaagaaggTGATATGTACATAATTGTTCTACCTTATAAAGGTAAAAAGATGATACTCAAGAAATCACCGACTTAtacaacataataaaattaattaaatacgaaaaaaaatacaataattacgACATAAAAATTAAAGGTTACAGTTTATAAAACCTTTTTGATCGCTCACGCCCTAAAATCTCTTAATTAAAGATATAGATAGACTCTTTCCTGAGTCTTTCGTATGTTAGAAAGTGTACACcaatttattttttcccttAGCTAATcaaattcttttgaaaattgataGATTGAAATGTGATAAGTATTTTAAAacgaataaaatatttaactactTAATTAaccacaaaatatatatttttcttctatgaAAAGGACCCCATTGACAGATGAAATGTAcccatgatttatttttttttaattattgagtCACCTTTGAGTGAACCCAAAGTATATAACATGAAATTAATTCTTTGGGGGCCAAGAATTTATTTAGACTCATGTACGTGAGCAAAATCGTAAGCAATGAtgtctttaattttgttttccttttacaaaaaaatacaaaagaagtAAATTCAGAATTtgagtttttgttataaaaatatttagtacATATATGACAATCCACCCTCTCTATATGAGGTctgaaattgtttttaattaagtttatatgAATCCGTACGTTACATGCTGCGCACAAAAATAAATCGCTatgaaaaatctttttaatCAAAAGAATTTGTCAGAATTTGATCAGaatggtaaaataatatattttatattatgttattttattttattctttaaatatttttatccagttaattttaatatcttttaattaaaaaatagaaaaaaaattaatctattttaaaataaaaaagtattataaaatttttattaaatttccggattatataatattacccatcaaataaataaaaagtggaaggtattgtttttttcttggattttttCACTTTATTAGGTTAAGGTCATGTATTTTGTGCATAAAGTTCCTGGCTAGAAGTCAAGAGGCTATTAATTAAACGAAAAATGTCAAATCACCTTTTCGATATGTTTAAAATAAGTAGAAAAATTGTAAAGTGATTCTAGTGGGCTTAAATTATTCTTGAATAGTCAATGAAATCTTTGTCTTAAtgtttgtcaaaaaaaaatgtattgtttatatgataaaatattaataatgaatgTTTATATTCGAACTtgactattttaaatttatactatagaAAAGTCTATTAGGGGAGAAAGCGCTTTGtatcaagaaatttttttaatatataagacTTAAATTCGagatttctaattaaaaaaaaaacagaagtgTTCGGCCATAGATTTACAAACGACTTGATATACTTAAATTTGGTCTGATTAAAAATTAGAGATAAGTctagaatttgaatttataaattttaattaaaacgtACAATTTTAAATGTTATCATGAATGTGTGAAAAATTTAATCAAGGAGGGTTACTACAATGTCTATGTCAATAATTACGACACATGATTATATGGTGAAGGGTGTCATCAAATTTTCTACTTTcgtctaaaaaaataattaatgatgtaCTGAATTTAGCATTTTATCCCTGTAAATTATGGAGTGGATgaaaaattttacattttaaaaagtaattaattatttaattgagggtataatagatttaaaaaaaatatgtcctttcttgatttgtcaaataAGATAGgtaattagaaataattataaagaaaaaataaataaataattagagggaataataaataaaagactttatggaaatttaaaaatcaaattcaagcatACTTGGAAAGGACTTGCATCGAGGACGTAGCACCAAGAAGTATAGACCATAAACATGTATTATTGAGCAAAgtgtataaatattttgattttgaaatcgttatttaatttgtgactatttcttataaaagaaaaactatacaTATATGACTAACTTCAAATATACTGTTTAAGTTAGTCTtaataaaatcttgaagtttcatataaaataaaatacagatACATATAACTGAAGTTCAATCAATTTTATCTGAATTTTAACTAGGTtaaaaattgatctttttttccttattccaCTTTTACTTTAACTTAGAGTCGTATATGGCTAAAGTTCGATTGATTAAACTTCGTCATATATGACTGAAAAGTTAAGccatttttgttttactttttcgTTTGAAATGACTCAAGTCAACTAAAATTGACGAAAGTGTAACCATTTTTGGCAAAACTTCATGTAAAAAGGATTGAACATCAGTCATATATTACTTGagatatcatatatatgaagtgatatACAtgcaaaaaagttaaaaagaccGAATACATATTAAATGCTGATATCAAAATAGACTGCCTCGTGAAATTTTTatgagcaactttcacatatagcaaataaaatattcatatttgtatgctataacaaagtttgtataattgcgttcaatagcaaacatagaaactgtataattcgctgtaaatatacaattgaagcgaattatataaaatgaagtatataaaacaagaaagagaaagacacttgggtaGAGAATTGCataaacgaagtgtataaaacgaattgtatgattataatgtatagaacgattatatacaatttgaatttgtataaaacgagaaagagaaagataaaagagacttggacaaggaatatacaattgaattgaattttataaaacgagaaagagagaaattagatccaatttgaatttgtataaagcgagaaagagagaaaagcaaaagaaacaggttagggggggggggtatttttattgtataattataagtgtataggacgaaaatatatgtacttgcatgtgtatatacaattttctcacgctttatacaaacagaaatgcaatttatacatttcgcttctgtttgtataagtgagaaaggtgAGAGttgcgagcgagatctggaagaggggagaaagtggaacaaaaatatatgtatttatacaatattctctgctttatacaaatagaaacagtttttatacacttgtgtttgtataaaaagtgagaaagcgagcgagagattgaagcgagaatgggagagtggcgagcaaaATTTTTGAGAGAGAGGCGACTGgtaaattttggaaaatgttttctatggagcacaattaaatcaaaccctagctactccatttattttagattattagtttgctattatatacagtTATCCCAacttttattgtatatttgATGAACTGGGTCCAGTAGATATATTACTGAATCGGCCCAATACTTTTTGAGTTTCAATTGGGCTATTCAACTAATAatgaaatatgtaaaaaatagcCACCTTTTAAACAACTGGCTAATATTTCCATAAGTAGCTATCTTTTCCATGAAATATTTGACAAATAGCCACTTTGAAAATTTGGAACTCTATTATGTTGTATTGAAGTTTCATATGCTTGTTTAGCTATGTTTATCTTAGCTAAACCGAGATTTTATCGAAAATAACCTAATTATTTGTGCGTTACATAGGTAAAAGTTAAGTTTGTGCACATAAAACCTACCTTTTTTAGatccttcttattaaattaCATCGAATATATTTATAGATATCACCTCATTTTAAAGAATCTTTTACATTTAATACCCCTTAAAAGTATTGACAGAGTCACCTTAGCTGAAGTATGATCCGATGCGTACAAATTATAAGTGTACATGAGTTAgatattagtattatttaatataattatatattttattttatagtgtTGTTATTAAAAATTCTTATATTCCGTggaatttttactatttttccaaaaaagaaaTCTATCATATTTTCTACGATCAGAtaacttaaatttaaattctaaatataataatttctttataaaaaataatttttatgtgatataaaTTCATAGTCAGACTCGATTAGTTTTGTTTATAGGAAAACAAACAACGAAGCAAAACGAGTAGTAcactttttttcttcacaagtttacttgataaaaatgtACGACTATAGagattcataattatttttttatatttacttttgaaaatGCCAGTCCATTGAAAAACACCAATTtgcattaatttattttgctaacaaacaaaacttttaaatatattttaattggtAATTATCGGCGCTTCATGTGCAAAGTTTGCTGACAAAATTGACTTTAACGTTCCAAAGTCTACGATTTACCtctcaaattaaatataattactcAAATACGAAACTTACAAAATTGAAAtacttaaaaaatcaaaaatgtaattttgaCCTCAACTCATTATTAAATTACATGtaattgtttaaaattaaaattgtattgatATCAAGGTAATTAAATCACCCCCCTTTAGCCATTAAATTTgcataatttaaaattgtatttgacATCGAGCGAGCATAGCTTCAGCGAAATTTAATTTGTACGTGTTAGAACATAATTAACGTatcttcataaatttttaaattttgccttatattaaaaaatttcaaatttcttttaagTTAAGATTATATCGACATCTTCAAATTTaactctaaattaaaaaatttcaaatttcatttaagTTAAGATTATATCGATATCACGCGAACAAAAGAGGAGCTTGTTGACCTCACCATGCAACCTTGCTTTATGtaatattgttaattattatatttcttattttaattttgtttcaatttatgtacgtattttatttttcatataagtATCACTTTTACGTTTAAATATAATttccattttaatttcttagataaaataatttatatccaCCCATCGTAATTCAAACGTAATTTTATAAGTAGAGACCTTAATTTTATAAGTAGAGTCTGACTAACCagtattaattaactaatttataagaaaagtcaaaaagatataaaattatttatgaaagatgattatataataaaaaggggaaaaaaagtaattaatgaTTGAAAATACTTgtaacaaaaagaataaaaactcaaatttatttCACTTAAAATGTACACAAGGATGATGAATGATTCActctaaaatgaaaaatataattaacaaaataaaaataaaaataaaaaacccaCAATGtaccaaaaacaaataaatcacaaaattacaaaaagtaaTTTAAAGTATTAGAAAAAACAAATCTCGTCCGTCCATCAAAAGAACAAGACACGTGTTAGTACACGTGTCACCTCTACATCAAAGCAGCAGCGATGATCACGCCAGCGAACGCAGCACCGCCAATGACGGCTCTGTTACCGGCGTTAGGCGACGACGGTGTGTTGTCGGCAGAAGGCTGATCCGCCGGTGCACCACCGGTAGGAGTAGGTGCTGGTGGTGAAACGACGCCGGCACCGGATGGTCCCGGCGATGGAGAAGTTGCGGAAGCAGCCGGAGATGGAGTTGGTGAAGTAGTAGGAGCGGTAGAAGGTGCCGGAGTTGGTGTCGGAGTTGGAGATGGAGTTGGAGTTGCGGTCGGCGGTGATAATACTGGTGCCGGCGCCGGAGTTGGAGTTGCTGCCGGAGAAATTTTAGGTGCCGGAGCCGGAGATTGAGCTATAGAAGAAGCAACAAAAAAGgctaagaaaagaaaaactctaaAATAAGAAGCCATTTTTTTGCTCTGTTTTTTTTGGCTGAAAAGTGAATAGAAAAGAGACTgtgaagaagaaatatatataagagaaaaaaaggaaggTTCCTTTGATCGAAATATTCGTATTGAGatcgattaaatttaaaatcacgAATTTATAGAGTTGGGACTATGATTCGAATGTAGCTAAAGTTTTCATAGgttatgatatttatattgaaatttgattaaatttaaattcatacatTACGAAATTCGTTTTTCAAGGATCATAATTTTAATAAGACGTCACACCATAATTAATGTTTATATTCAGATTAGATTAAATTTGAAtactttgataaataataagtaattgTAATATCTACAAGAAAAATCATGTTGGtcttgaaggaaaatatttgtataatattataattaattttataatcaattgTTTAGTTTAAAATACAGATAAAATATAGGTGTATGTCTGTTGGTAATGATATAGTATAATGCATTAGTGTGCATGTACAGCTAAAAATGACTCATAATTAATTCAACACCTAAATTTGTGGtagatattatttatacatgatattaattagaaaatttgattttaaatttttagtataaaaatattaaataaaaggaTTTAAAGACACTAGTCAATTGACTCAATTGTATAGTTAATGATTTtatatagttaaaattttaaatttatatttaattacatttaaGTTAGTATAATTGAgtcaattttacttttttaaaatataaatcattaaGTTACTATAATTGAgtcaattttactttaaaatataaataaaataattttgagaacAAAACAAAACTTTACAACTATGCAACACCTAacctttttctaattttattttttaaagcaCTTTCTCAGAAACTTGTTGGAACAAACTTTTAAACCTCCAAAAGTTTTTAGAATATGGTTCTTCTCATATATCTTATCAATGAAATAATcagataaaagaataataattttgagatgaattatttaaaaaaatatttatttgaaaaagtggctatttttcaaattaaaaaatttaactcaaaattaaaatcaaaaaaattgactataATATATCATCGaagtaaaataatatgaaaatactataattatattcaaatttttattgagAATATTCTAACGCTTcgttgatttttttctttctttctatttttcatgtGTGATCGACTTTGTTCACATACACCAAACAATCCTCCATCCTTACCCCGCCCTTAATCGGTCATATCATCTAGTTTAATGATATTTTAGGTTATCAAAGCTCAATTATTTatcttaaatatatatgtgtgttttCAAAACTCTGATAAAAATAGcaaattaatgtataaatggATAAAAGATATTAAGTCAGACTTAATATCGTCAGGTTGCCATCTCTATACTTATTTTACTAGACTATTCACTCTAAAGTTAATTGTTAAATCGAAACAATGCAAAAACATGATACGATATTATATGTTACTCAAATTGATGTGATTTATTTCCGAAACATCTCACACACAACATATATATAACCAAATATGCTTGGGaccattttctttatatttcgtgaaaatgcacctaaaagcCACCATAGAAAATGAAACAATTAGGTGGTCATTTTCTCATGTTAAGTAAAATGTCATTATCTACAATTAGTTGTAATTTACTTGTATCTATAATTTTTCTCAATCATTTTcccaaaatattttcatatttatctaaTCTCAACGTTAAACTTTCAAAATCATACTAATCCATTCCTTTCAAgaactaattaattttaattaacaaaTAGCCTATAGGTGATTATATGTGTTTTCCTCCCTTCACGCAATTTCCTGTTCGAAGGACAACGATTTTTATAAGATAAGATAAGATAATAAACACGATTTTTtcatataagtttttttttccggTGTTCAATACTCATTTTAGgacctttaatatttttccGGTGttcaaataacatataaatatttttcattcgcATGACTCGTACTAAAAtcacttaaaaaaattcaaaaataacgtaaatttaattggtcaaattaataaatcttgaatatcgaatcgctttaaaaaaaatttaagttcaaTATCAACACCAAGACCTAATTCCAACCAACATTAGCGTGGTCGGCAAATTTCTACTCTCAAAATCT
The DNA window shown above is from Solanum lycopersicum chromosome 11, SLM_r2.1 and carries:
- the LOC104644538 gene encoding classical arabinogalactan protein 10-like; this translates as MASYFRVFLFLAFFVASSIAQSPAPAPKISPAATPTPAPAPVLSPPTATPTPSPTPTPTPAPSTAPTTSPTPSPAASATSPSPGPSGAGVVSPPAPTPTGGAPADQPSADNTPSSPNAGNRAVIGGAAFAGVIIAAALM